In Manis pentadactyla isolate mManPen7 chromosome 3, mManPen7.hap1, whole genome shotgun sequence, a single window of DNA contains:
- the SPINK4 gene encoding serine protease inhibitor Kazal-type 4 isoform X2, with protein sequence MAIRLWVVTLALAALLIVDREVPVSAAKPVFSRMPICEHMAESPECFQSFNPVCGTDGVTYKNECQLCSTRMKTKQDIQIIKDGKC encoded by the exons ATGGCCATCCGCCTGTGGGTGGTCACTCTGGCCTTGGCAGCCCTCCTCATTGTGGACAGGG AAGTGCCAGTGTCGGCAGCAAAGCCTGTTTTCTCAAGAATG CCTATCTGTGAGCACATGGCGGAGTCTCCAGAGTGCTTCCAGTCATTCAACCCGGTTTGTGGTACTGATGGAGTCACATATAAGAATGAATGCCAGCTCTGCAGCACCCGGAT GAAAACCAAACAGGATATACAGATCATCAAGGATGGCAAATGCTGA
- the BAG1 gene encoding BAG family molecular chaperone regulator 1 isoform X1, translated as MAATGLSVTVTHSNKKHDLHVTPQQGGSEPIVQDLAQVVEEATGVPLPFQKLIFKGKSLKEMEKPLSALGIQNGCRVMLIGKKNSPEEEVELKKLKDLEKFVEKVADQLKELNKELTGIQQGFLAKDLQAESLCKLHRRVKATTEQFMKILEKIDTLILPENFKDSRLKRKGLVKRVQAFLAECDIVEQNICQETELLRSTNLALAE; from the exons ATGGCGGCAACGGGGCTCAGCGTGACGGTCACCCACA GCAATAAGAAACATGACCTTCATGTTACCCCACAACAGGGTGGTAGTGAACCAATTGTCCAAGACCTGGCCCAGGTTGTTGAAGAGGCCACAGGAGTCCCACTGCCTTTTCAGAAACTCATATTTAAGG GAAAATCTCTGAAGGAAATGGAGAAGCCATTGTCAGCACTTGGAATACAAAATGGATGCCGGGTCATGTTAATTGGGAAAAAG AACAGTCCAGAGGAAGAGGTAGAACTAAAGAAGTTGAAAGATTTGGAGAAGTTTGTGGAAAAGGTAGCTGACCAACTCAAAGAGTTGAACAAAGAGCTTACTGGAATCCAGCAG GGTTTTCTAGCCAAGGATTTGCAAGCTGAATCTCTCTGCAAACTCCATAGGAGAGTAAAAGCCACAACTGAGCAGTTTATGAAGATCTTGGAGAAGATTGACACacta ATTCTGCCAGAAAATTTCAAAGACAGTAGACTGAAAAGGAAGGGTTTGGTGAAAAGGGTTCAG GCATTCCTAGCTGAGTGTGACATCGTGGAACAGAACATCTGCCAGGAAACAGAGCTGCTGCGGTCCACAAACTTGGCCCTGGCCGAGTGA
- the BAG1 gene encoding BAG family molecular chaperone regulator 1 isoform X3 translates to MAATGLSVTVTHSNKKHDLHVTPQQGGSEPIVQDLAQVVEEATGVPLPFQKLIFKGKSLKEMEKPLSALGIQNGCRVMLIGKKNSPEEEVELKKLKDLEKFVEKVADQLKELNKELTGIQQILPENFKDSRLKRKGLVKRVQAFLAECDIVEQNICQETELLRSTNLALAE, encoded by the exons ATGGCGGCAACGGGGCTCAGCGTGACGGTCACCCACA GCAATAAGAAACATGACCTTCATGTTACCCCACAACAGGGTGGTAGTGAACCAATTGTCCAAGACCTGGCCCAGGTTGTTGAAGAGGCCACAGGAGTCCCACTGCCTTTTCAGAAACTCATATTTAAGG GAAAATCTCTGAAGGAAATGGAGAAGCCATTGTCAGCACTTGGAATACAAAATGGATGCCGGGTCATGTTAATTGGGAAAAAG AACAGTCCAGAGGAAGAGGTAGAACTAAAGAAGTTGAAAGATTTGGAGAAGTTTGTGGAAAAGGTAGCTGACCAACTCAAAGAGTTGAACAAAGAGCTTACTGGAATCCAGCAG ATTCTGCCAGAAAATTTCAAAGACAGTAGACTGAAAAGGAAGGGTTTGGTGAAAAGGGTTCAG GCATTCCTAGCTGAGTGTGACATCGTGGAACAGAACATCTGCCAGGAAACAGAGCTGCTGCGGTCCACAAACTTGGCCCTGGCCGAGTGA
- the BAG1 gene encoding BAG family molecular chaperone regulator 1 isoform X2 translates to MAATGLSVTVTHSNKKHDLHVTPQQGGSEPIVQDLAQVVEEATGVPLPFQKLIFKGKSLKEMEKPLSALGIQNGCRVMLIGKKNSPEEEVELKKLKDLEKFVEKVADQLKELNKELTGIQQGFLAKDLQAESLCKLHRRVKATTEQFMKILEKIDTLAFLAECDIVEQNICQETELLRSTNLALAE, encoded by the exons ATGGCGGCAACGGGGCTCAGCGTGACGGTCACCCACA GCAATAAGAAACATGACCTTCATGTTACCCCACAACAGGGTGGTAGTGAACCAATTGTCCAAGACCTGGCCCAGGTTGTTGAAGAGGCCACAGGAGTCCCACTGCCTTTTCAGAAACTCATATTTAAGG GAAAATCTCTGAAGGAAATGGAGAAGCCATTGTCAGCACTTGGAATACAAAATGGATGCCGGGTCATGTTAATTGGGAAAAAG AACAGTCCAGAGGAAGAGGTAGAACTAAAGAAGTTGAAAGATTTGGAGAAGTTTGTGGAAAAGGTAGCTGACCAACTCAAAGAGTTGAACAAAGAGCTTACTGGAATCCAGCAG GGTTTTCTAGCCAAGGATTTGCAAGCTGAATCTCTCTGCAAACTCCATAGGAGAGTAAAAGCCACAACTGAGCAGTTTATGAAGATCTTGGAGAAGATTGACACacta GCATTCCTAGCTGAGTGTGACATCGTGGAACAGAACATCTGCCAGGAAACAGAGCTGCTGCGGTCCACAAACTTGGCCCTGGCCGAGTGA